A region of the Alphaproteobacteria bacterium genome:
GGCCGCCACCGATTGTACGTCGTCATTGTCCTCGAGGGCATCGATAAGCTTGAACAACGTCTCGGCCTGGTTTTCATCGATGCTGACCGTGCTTACCGGCAGCCACTCCAGCGCCACACCGTTGGGTTCGCCGAACTCGGCCGCAAGCGCGTCCCGCACATCGTGCAAGGCCCCAACCTCGCAGGTGATCTGATGGCCGTTGTCGTCGCTATTAACATTCTCCGCGCCGGCCTCCACCGCTGTCTCAAACATGTCGTCCACATCGGCCACGTCCGCTGCGTAGCGGACAACACCCACATGGTTGAACATGAAGTTGACGCTGCCGCTCTCGCCAAGATTTCCAGCGTGCCGCGTAAACGAGGCGCGCACCTCAGCCGCAGTGCGGTTACGGTTGTCGGTCAAGGCCTCAACGATCACCGCGACTCCGCCGGGGCCAAAGCCCTCATAGCGCATTTCGTCATAGACCGTGTCGTCGTCGCCGGCGGCGCCTTTCTTGACCGCACGCTCGATATTGTCCTTGGGCATATTAGCCGAGCGCGCGGCAGCGATGGCGGTGCGCAGGCGTGGGTTCATATCCGGATCCGCCACACCCTGTTTGGCAGCAACCGTAATCTCGCGCGCCAGCTTGGCGAATATCTTGGCACGCTTGGCGTCCTGCGCGCCCTTCCGATACATGATGTTCTTGAATTGCGAATGGCCGGCCATCTTGTTCAGACCTCTTCAGGCTCGCGCGTCGCCGACCAGACTTTGGTGCCGCGCTGCCGTCATCGAATTTCCTGCATGCTGCCCATCAGCTCTTGCCAACATACCAGATATTGGGGTTTACGAAAGCTTTCAAGCAGCCTATTCCCCTCGCCTAACAGAGCTTTGTGGCGACAATTTGTCGCGTCACTCTCAGCCTGGCCGCCGTTCTTTCAACCGGGCACCGAGGATGACGGGCTCTATGCTGCGGGCGAGCCCGGAGCGAGGCTCGGTCTCCACGAGGACGGCACAAAGCGTAGCCGCGCCGTTTGAGGGGCCGATGCGCCCGACGGGCATCTTGCTGCGGAACTTCTGCACCCACATGCCCTTGTCCGAGCCAATTACCGAATCGTAGTCACCGCACATGCCCGCGTCACTCTGGTAGGCGGTGCCGCCAGGCAATATCTGGCCGTCTGCGGTGGGTACATGGCTGTGGGAGCCAACCACGAGGCTGGCGCGACCGTCGAGAAAATGGGCGACCGCTTGTTTCTCGCTGGTAGCCTCGGCATGCATATCGACAATGGCGGCATCAATGTTCTCCCCCAGGACATGCTTGGCGAACACTGCCTCGAGAGTCGCGAACGGGTCGTCGAGGGGGTCCATGAATAGTCGCCCCATGACATTGACCACGAGCACTTTTCCCCTATGCGGGCTCTCGTATTCGTATACGCCCATGCCATTGCCCGGCGTCGAGGCAGGCGGAAAATTTATCGGACGCAGCAGGCGTGGCTCACGCACCAGCACCGTTGCCACCTCGCGCTGGTCCCAAACATGGTTGCCCGTGGTGATCACATCGACGCTGAGATCGAAAAGGGTTTCAGCGATGGCACCGGTAATACCGAAGCCGCCGGCGGCGTTTTCGCCGTTGACAACGACAAAATCGAGCTCAAGGTCACGGCGCAAGTCGGGCAGATATTTGCTCAGCGCGGCGCGCCCGGCGCTGCCTACCACATCGCCACAGAACAGAATATTCATGCCGCCCTCGCGAAGCGCGTCGCGCCGTTTTCGGTGACGAGCCAGTCGAGCGGGCAGTCATGGGTGCCGCGCGGCAGCCGCCCGCAGCGCTGGAAGTTGAAGGCGAGGCCGACACCGAGCGCGTCGCCGAGCACGGCCAGAGTGCGGTCGTAGAAGCCGCCGCCATAACCCAACCGATAGCCATCGTCATCGACGGCGAGCAGGGG
Encoded here:
- a CDS encoding YebC/PmpR family DNA-binding transcriptional regulator, yielding MAGHSQFKNIMYRKGAQDAKRAKIFAKLAREITVAAKQGVADPDMNPRLRTAIAAARSANMPKDNIERAVKKGAAGDDDTVYDEMRYEGFGPGGVAVIVEALTDNRNRTAAEVRASFTRHAGNLGESGSVNFMFNHVGVVRYAADVADVDDMFETAVEAGAENVNSDDNGHQITCEVGALHDVRDALAAEFGEPNGVALEWLPVSTVSIDENQAETLFKLIDALEDNDDVQSVAANFDISDDIMQWVSARG
- a CDS encoding TIGR00282 family metallophosphoesterase, with protein sequence MNILFCGDVVGSAGRAALSKYLPDLRRDLELDFVVVNGENAAGGFGITGAIAETLFDLSVDVITTGNHVWDQREVATVLVREPRLLRPINFPPASTPGNGMGVYEYESPHRGKVLVVNVMGRLFMDPLDDPFATLEAVFAKHVLGENIDAAIVDMHAEATSEKQAVAHFLDGRASLVVGSHSHVPTADGQILPGGTAYQSDAGMCGDYDSVIGSDKGMWVQKFRSKMPVGRIGPSNGAATLCAVLVETEPRSGLARSIEPVILGARLKERRPG